Proteins co-encoded in one Gallus gallus isolate bGalGal1 chromosome 27, bGalGal1.mat.broiler.GRCg7b, whole genome shotgun sequence genomic window:
- the LOC121107692 gene encoding keratin, type I cytoskeletal 12-like isoform X1 translates to MALSVRSSVGPRQFSSRSSLGGGSLRLSGNSTGGGFGGSGLGFGSGSAGGFGAASVLGSGSGFSGGFGSSVGSGFGGGFASGSGGGYGSGSGSGFGGGFGSGFGSGSGIIFGGGFGSGAAPGLGGGFGIGGGGDGGLLSGSKKETMQNLNDRLAAYLDKVRSLEDANTELERKIREWYEKNGPGAAVPGSGNDYSKYYPIIEDLRNKIINATIDNARIILQVDNARLAADDFRLKYENEVALRQSVEADINGLRRVLDELTLTRADLEMQIESLNEELAYLKKNHEEELQGLQSSAVGQVSVEMDAAPGIDLTKLLNDMRGQYEVIAEQNRKEAEAWFNEKSGELKREISTNTEQLQSGKSEITDLKRTLQNLEIELQSQLAMKKSLEDTLAETEGGYCAQLSQMQLQIGNLESQLLQVRADMERQSAEYQQLLDIKSRLEMEIETYRRLLDGEFVSGGQGVVFESSSLTGSKSQTQSLDSSQDPTKTRKIKTIVEEVVDGKVVASHVKEVEEKI, encoded by the exons ATGGCCCTCTCAGTGCGCAGCAGTGTGGGACCCCGGCAGTTCTCCTCTCGAAGCAGTCTTGGCGGGGGCTCTCTGAGGCTGTCCGGCAATAGCACTGGAGGCGGCTTTGGTGGCAGCGGCCTCGGGTTTGGCAGTGGATCCGCCGGAGGGTTCGGTGCTGCTTCTGTGcttggctctggctctggcttcAGCGGGGGCTTTGGGAGCAGCGTAGGCAGCGGCTTTGGCGGAGGCTTCGCTAGTGGCTCAGGAGGTGGTTATGGAAGCGGCTCAGGCAGTGGTTTTGGTGGAGGTTTCGGAAGCGGTTTTGGGAGCGGTTCAGGCATCATTTTTGGAGGTGGCTTTGGCAGCGGCGCAGCTCCTGGTCTTGGAGGTGGATTTGGcattggtggtggtggggatggcGGCCTTCTTTCTGGTTCTAAAAAAGAAACGATGCAGAACCTCAATGACCGCTTAGCCGCTTATCTGGACAAAGTACGATCCCTGGAGGATGCCAATACGGAGCTGGAACGCAAAATCCGAGAGTGGTACGAGAAAAATGGGCCTGGAGCTGCTGTCCCGGGATCTGGGAACGACTACAGTAAATATTACCCAATAATCGAAGATCTTCGAAACAAG ATCATCAATGCGACTATCGACAATGCAAGAATCATTCTGCAGGTTGATAATGCCAGACTGGCTGCTGATGACTTCAGACTGAA atatgagAATGAAGTGGCTCTTCGCCAAAGTGTGGAGGCTGACATCAACGGTCTGCGCAGAGTTCTGGATGAGCTGACCTTGACACGAGCTGACTTGGAGATGCAGATTGAAAGCCTAAATGAAGAACTGGCTTATCTCAAGAAGAATCATGAAGAG GAGCTCCAGGGTCTCCAGAGCAGTGCAGTTGGCCAAGTCAGCGTTGAAATGGATGCTGCCCCAGGAATTGACCTCACCAAGCTTCTGAATGACATGAGGGGACAGTACGAAGTCATTGCTGAGCAAAACCGTAAAGAGGCTGAAGCATGGTTCAATGAGAAA AGTGGGGAGCTGAAAAGGGAGATCTCCACCAACACTGAGCAGCTTCAGTCAGGAAAAAGCGAGATCACTGATCTGAAACGGACTCTTCAGAACTTGGAAATCGAGCTACAATCTCAGCTTGCCATG AAAAAATCCCTTGAAGACACGTTAGCAGAAACAGAAGGAGGTTACTGCGCTCAGCTTTCACAAATGCAGCTTCAGATTGGGAACCTGGagtctcagctgctgcaggtcaGGGCTGACATGGAACGCCAGAGCGCAGAGTATCAGCAGCTTCTAGACATCAAGTCTCGCCTGGAAATGGAGATCGAAACCTACCGCCGCCTGCTGGATGGCGAGTTTGT GAGTGGCGGACAGGGAGTTGTATTTGAAAGCTCATCTTTGACGGGGTCAAAGTCACAAACACAGTCACTGGATTCTTCTCAGG ATCCCACCAAAACCAGAAAGATCAAAACCATCGTTGAGGAAGTGGTGGATGGAAAAGTTGTCGCATCACACGTGAAGGAAGTTGAAGAGAAGATATGA
- the LOC121107692 gene encoding keratin, type I cytoskeletal 12-like isoform X2: MALSVRSSVGPRQFSSRSSLGGGSLRLSGNSTGGGFGGSGLGFGSGSAGGFGAASVLGSGSGFSGGFGSSVGSGFGGGFASGSGGGYGSGSGSGFGGGFGSGFGSGSGIIFGGGFGSGAAPGLGGGFGIGGGGDGGLLSGSKKETMQNLNDRLAAYLDKVRSLEDANTELERKIREWYEKNGPGAAVPGSGNDYSKYYPIIEDLRNKIINATIDNARIILQVDNARLAADDFRLKYENEVALRQSVEADINGLRRVLDELTLTRADLEMQIESLNEELAYLKKNHEEELQGLQSSAVGQVSVEMDAAPGIDLTKLLNDMRGQYEVIAEQNRKEAEAWFNEKSGELKREISTNTEQLQSGKSEITDLKRTLQNLEIELQSQLAMKKSLEDTLAETEGGYCAQLSQMQLQIGNLESQLLQVRADMERQSAEYQQLLDIKSRLEMEIETYRRLLDGEFVSHQNQKDQNHR, translated from the exons ATGGCCCTCTCAGTGCGCAGCAGTGTGGGACCCCGGCAGTTCTCCTCTCGAAGCAGTCTTGGCGGGGGCTCTCTGAGGCTGTCCGGCAATAGCACTGGAGGCGGCTTTGGTGGCAGCGGCCTCGGGTTTGGCAGTGGATCCGCCGGAGGGTTCGGTGCTGCTTCTGTGcttggctctggctctggcttcAGCGGGGGCTTTGGGAGCAGCGTAGGCAGCGGCTTTGGCGGAGGCTTCGCTAGTGGCTCAGGAGGTGGTTATGGAAGCGGCTCAGGCAGTGGTTTTGGTGGAGGTTTCGGAAGCGGTTTTGGGAGCGGTTCAGGCATCATTTTTGGAGGTGGCTTTGGCAGCGGCGCAGCTCCTGGTCTTGGAGGTGGATTTGGcattggtggtggtggggatggcGGCCTTCTTTCTGGTTCTAAAAAAGAAACGATGCAGAACCTCAATGACCGCTTAGCCGCTTATCTGGACAAAGTACGATCCCTGGAGGATGCCAATACGGAGCTGGAACGCAAAATCCGAGAGTGGTACGAGAAAAATGGGCCTGGAGCTGCTGTCCCGGGATCTGGGAACGACTACAGTAAATATTACCCAATAATCGAAGATCTTCGAAACAAG ATCATCAATGCGACTATCGACAATGCAAGAATCATTCTGCAGGTTGATAATGCCAGACTGGCTGCTGATGACTTCAGACTGAA atatgagAATGAAGTGGCTCTTCGCCAAAGTGTGGAGGCTGACATCAACGGTCTGCGCAGAGTTCTGGATGAGCTGACCTTGACACGAGCTGACTTGGAGATGCAGATTGAAAGCCTAAATGAAGAACTGGCTTATCTCAAGAAGAATCATGAAGAG GAGCTCCAGGGTCTCCAGAGCAGTGCAGTTGGCCAAGTCAGCGTTGAAATGGATGCTGCCCCAGGAATTGACCTCACCAAGCTTCTGAATGACATGAGGGGACAGTACGAAGTCATTGCTGAGCAAAACCGTAAAGAGGCTGAAGCATGGTTCAATGAGAAA AGTGGGGAGCTGAAAAGGGAGATCTCCACCAACACTGAGCAGCTTCAGTCAGGAAAAAGCGAGATCACTGATCTGAAACGGACTCTTCAGAACTTGGAAATCGAGCTACAATCTCAGCTTGCCATG AAAAAATCCCTTGAAGACACGTTAGCAGAAACAGAAGGAGGTTACTGCGCTCAGCTTTCACAAATGCAGCTTCAGATTGGGAACCTGGagtctcagctgctgcaggtcaGGGCTGACATGGAACGCCAGAGCGCAGAGTATCAGCAGCTTCTAGACATCAAGTCTCGCCTGGAAATGGAGATCGAAACCTACCGCCGCCTGCTGGATGGCGAGTTTGT ATCCCACCAAAACCAGAAAGATCAAAACCATCGTTGA
- the KRT40 gene encoding keratin, type I cytoskeletal 20 (The RefSeq protein has 1 substitution compared to this genomic sequence), translating into MSFSTQSSQLGTAAHLQGTAPGGSALSVRSAAVQRIQAPSVYGGAGGYGTRISSSSVRRQSSSGAFHSNISDNDLLLSGNEKSTMQNLNDRLAAYLERVRSLEKANSLLEKQIKEWHEKNTVGVRSDYSSYFQTIEDLQSKIGAAQLENAKLVLQIDNAKLAADDFRLKYENELLLRQSVESDINGLLRVLDDLTLTKSDLESQIENVNEEIVFLKKNHEEEVDRLRKQVGGSVNVEVDAAPGTDLASIMENMRRQYEEMAEKNRQEAKERFEKQTEALNQEVAINVEQLQEQRREVTDRRQICQSLELELQTHLNMKKPLEDTLAETEARYSFQLAQIQETIAKLEAQLRQLRADMEAQNTEYSVLLDIKTRLELEIATYRRLLEGEDVGLVQEDAVTTELEKESSKIKKIKTIVEEVIDGKVVSSQVKEIEEKM; encoded by the exons atGTCATTCTCTACACAAAGCTCCCAGCTGGGCACGGCTGCCCACTTGCAGGGCACAGCTCCTGGTGGCAGCGCTCTGTCCGTCAGGAGCGTGGCTGTGCAGCGGATCCAGGCACCCAGCGTCTATGGCGGGGCGGGCGGCTATGGCACCcgcatctccagcagcagcgtCCGCAGGCAGAGCTCCAGCGGCGCCTTCCACTCCAACATCTCTGACAACGATCTACTGCTCTCTGGTAATGAGAAATCAACCATGCAAAATCTAAATGACCGTTTGGCTGCCTATCTGGAGAGGGTGCGCTCTCTGGAGAAAGCAAACTCCCTGCTTGAAAAGCAGATCAAGGAGTGGCATGAGAAGAATACAGTAGGCGTAAGGAGTGACTACAGCTCATACTTCCAAACAATCGAGGATCTTCAAAGCAAG ATCGGTGCTGCACAGTTGGAAAATGCAAAGCTTGTCCTGCAGATCGACAACGCCAAGCTGGCTGCTGATGATTTCAGGCTGAA GTATGAAAACGAGCTCTTGCTCAGGCAAAGTGTTGAGAGTGACATCAATGGGCTGCTGCGAGTCCTTGACGACCTGACTTTAACCAAATCAGACTTGGAGTCGCAGATTGAAAACGTGAATGAAGAAATAGTTTTTCTTAAGAAGAACCATGAGGAG GAGGTTGACAGACTGCGCAAACAAGTGGGCGGCTCGGTTAACGTAGAGGTGGATGCTGCTCCAGGTACTGATCTTGCAAGTATTATGGAGAACATGAGACGGCAGTATGAAGAAATGGCAGAAAAGAACCGCCAAGAAGCCAAAGAAAGATTTGAAAAGCAA ACAGAAGCGCTGAACCAGGAAGTAGCAATCAATGTAGAACAGCTGCAAGAACAAAGGAGAGAGGTGACAGATCGGAGACAGATCTGCCAGAGCCTGGAGCTGGAATTACAGACCCATCTCAACATG AAGAAGCCTTTGGAAGACACTCTGGCTGAAACCGAAGCACGTTACAGTTTTCAGTTGGCTCAAATACAGGAAACAATTGCCAAGTTAGAGGCTCAGCTGAGGCAACTGCGGGCTGACATGGAGGCACAGAACACGGAGTACAGCGTCCTGCTGGATATCAAGACTCGCCTAGAACTGGAGATCGCCACATACCGACGTCTGCTGGAAGGAGAGGACGTCGG GTTAGTCCAAGAGGATGCAGTGACAACTGAACTTGAAAAAG AATcaagtaaaattaaaaagatcAAGACAATTGTCGAAGAGGTGATTGACGGCAAAGTCGTGTCCTCTCAGGTTAAGGAGATTGAGGAGAAGATGTGA